A stretch of the Vicia villosa cultivar HV-30 ecotype Madison, WI unplaced genomic scaffold, Vvil1.0 ctg.000177F_1_1, whole genome shotgun sequence genome encodes the following:
- the LOC131624981 gene encoding small ribosomal subunit protein uS7-like, whose product MAEVVQEPVVVSDPSLIEVKLFNRWSFDDIQVSDVSLGDYIGVSASKHATYVPHTAGRYSVKRFRKAQCPIVERLTNTLMMHGRNNGKKLKAVGIIKHAMEIIHLLTDQNPIQVIVDAVINSGPREDATRIGSAGVVRRQAVDISPLRRVNQAIYLLITGAREAAFRNIKTIAECLADELINAAKGSSNSYAIKKKDEIERVAKANR is encoded by the exons ATGGCTGAAGTTGTTCAAGAACCTGTCGTAGTTTCAGATCCTTCCCTGATCGAAGTCAAACTCTTTAACCGCTGGAGCTTCGATGACATCCAG GTTTCTGATGTGTCTCTGGGTGATTACATTGGAGTTTCGGCATCAAAGCATGCCACATATGTTCCACATACTGCTGGTAGATACTCAGTGAAAAGGTTTAGGAAAGCTCAGTGTCCCATTGTTGAGAGGCTTACAAACACTCTCATGATGCACGGGAGGAACAACGGAAAAAAGCTCAAGGCGGTTGGAATCATTAAGCACGCCATGGAGATTATTCACCTGCTTACTGATCAGAACCCGATTCAGGTTATcgttgatgctgttatcaacag TGGTCCTCGTGAAGATGCAACCCGAATTGGTTCTGCTGGAGTTGTGAGAAGACAGGCtgtggatatctcaccccttcgcCGTGTTAATCAAGCCATCTATCTTCTAATTACCGGAGCACGTGAAGCTGCTTTCAGAAATATTAAGACAATTGCTGAGTGTCTGGCTGATGAACTTATTAATGCAGCAAAAGGTTCTTCCAACAG TTATGCGatcaagaaaaaagatgaaatcgAAAGAGTAGCTAAGGCAAATCGTTAA